ATAGTTTCTAAGTTTGAATATAGCTTCAGCTAATTCCAGATTATTGGTAGTTACGGCTCCGGCATCACCTAAGGCACCTAGGTTTTTTGTTGGATAAAAACTAAAAGCAGCAGCATCAGAAACATTTCCAGCTCTTCTACCATCTGCGTATCGCGCTCCATGTGCTTGCGCTGCATCTTCAATTAATAATAAATTATTTATCTTACAAACTTCTTCCAAACGCTCTACATTATACAGTTGCCCGTATAGATGCACACCTAAAATGGCTTTTGTTTTCTTTGTAATCGCCAACTCTATTTTGCTTACATCTATATTATAAGTATGGATATCAGGCTCTACTAAAACTGGCACTAACCTCGTATTTGAAATAGCCAAAATAGTCGCTATATATGTGTTTGCTGGCACTATAACTTCATCACCTTCTTTTAATTCACCTAGCACTTTATACGCTTCAAAAATAAGTTGAAGTGCATCAAGACCGGAGCTAACACCTATACAACGCTTTACTCCACAATAGGCAGCAAATTGATCTTCAAACTTTAAAACTTCTTCACCTAAAATGTATTGTCCTGAATTTAAAAATGCGTCAAATCGTGCTTTGAATTCTTTTTCAAAATTCTTATTAATTAATTTTAAATCTAAAAACTTAATCATATAAACACATTATTAAGTAACGGATGATTATTAACGCTTACCTTATAAAAATTTTGGATAACCGTTCTAGCTCCAAAGCCTTCTTTCCAAAACTGGAGGCCTTTGTTGACATGCAAACCATTATTTTCATTTGATGTTCCAAAATCAAAATACTTTTTCTCTTTAAACACGTCTTTGATTAAATGATGATGCAAAAAATCTAAACTTCCGTGTTCACTTTTATTTTCATTTCCTGATATATACTGAGAGTGCGCTACAAATTCAGTTTCAAAAACGGTGGTTCCTGCAACAATTTGGTCGTCATCATAAACATTAAATTGCCTAATATTATTCGGGAAACGCTTTTTCAATAGTGCTATTTCAGATAAACTATGTACAGGTTTAGCGTTGTGTTTATCCTTTAAGTTTTTAATAAGAATTGAATTCCAAAACAACTCGAAATCGTCATCTTCTTTAACCACTAAATCATGTTTAATTCCTCGTCTATAACCTTCTAATCGATTACTCGAAATTTGTAATTGACTATCCTTTAAATCAATAACCGACAATGTATCTTTTCTAAATAATTCGGCTTTCAAAATAAACATTAAATAGTCTATTTCTTCAGTGAAAACAGTGGTATATATAACTGGCATTTGTTTTAAAACAAGACTTTTAAACCCCGCTAAACTTAAATACTTCAGAAGTTCCTCAAAAATAGCCAGTACCTTTTCAAATTTAATTTCCTTTTGCAAAATTAAACCCCCATAGGTTAAGCCTTGATGGGAATAAATTTCATTACCCAACGCATTAGCAGGCAATACAGCTATGAGTTTATTTTTTTTATAAACAAGTAAAGAAAAATCTTGAAACCGATTGTTATGATAATCCATAAAATCTCTTTGGAATAAAAAAGTAGCATTTTTTGCTTTAGCTACAAATTGATTCCATGCTCTATAATTTGAGACGTTATACCTAACAATATGAATATCGTTCATTAGAAAATTATATCCTTAAGATTTACATAGGTTATTAGTTATTTATTTTTTTCTTAAAGAAATATCATTAGAGTCTAAACCAAATAAAGAACTCCATAACAAAAGAATAACAATGCCAAAATACATAAGATAACTAACAAAATGTGCGAATACAGCACCTTTTACACCATCGAATATACCTATAAAATAAACACTTGTAATATATAATATTACAACTAGAAAAAGTTCGGTTAAAATATAATGCCAAAACATTTTTTTCGCTAAAAATTGATAGGCTATTATAACAGCAAGAATTCTAACAAAATCTCCCAATAACTGCCATAAAAACAAATCTTCCACTAGCCTAAACTCATTGGTAAAAACAAGACTTATGATAGGCGATTTTAATGCATAAATTACTAAAAAACCGACAATCAAAATAGGAACTAATATTTTGTAGTAACTCGAAATCTCTTTTCGGAATTTTTTAACATTATTAATTTTAGATAATCGAGGTAAAATAGACATCCCGACTATAGAAGTGACAAACATTAAGTAATACCTAGACACTCTATTCATGGCTTCCCATAAACCGGCTTCTTTATAACCTAAATCTTCAATGATATAAGATCTTATGCAAATGGCTACAAGTGGCATAAGAACAGCTGAAAACAACGCCATAATCGATATAGGCCACATTTTTCTAAAAACATCAAAACTTATATTTTTTACTTGAACAAGGTGGGCCAAACTACGCCTATTGAAAATACCAACTAGTGTGATTAAAAATATTAAAGATTCTGATATTACTACAGATATTAACGCACCATCAATTTTACTCTGGTAAATTAAAACTAAGGCAATAGATACACTTAAAATCTGACCTATTATGTTTATTTGGCACATACCCTTGTATTTACCAAAACCACTCATGATAGAAAAGGAATACATGTTTATAGCATAAAAAGGCAATGCTATTGCAAATATTTGAATAATATATGCGTAATTATTGTACTTCGGAAATATAAAATCATTAATAGTCTCTGCGTTTAAGTAACATAGTATTGAGACCGTAACTGTGGTAATAAAACAAATATAAAACACAGTAGAAAGTGTTTTACTTAAAGATTTGGTATCTTCCTTAAATAGCGCAACATATTTTACAACCGTGTTATAAGAACCTAAAACGGAAATATTATGAAATGCACTTACAAAATTCTCTAAATTACCTATTAAAGCAAAACCTACAGGACCAATTACTAAAGCAATAGCTTTAGAGGTTAAAATACCTGCAAGAATTTTAACAAACACCAACACCGTTTTCAACGACATTAATTTAATTAAAACATGCTTTTTAATGTAATCTATTAATTTCTTCAATTAATATGAATTTTGTGGTGTTATATTTTGAAGTATTAACGCTTATTTACCCTAGATATTCTTGCAAAACATTTCAAATATACAAAATCATTTAATTTACCATAGTTAATTCGCTAAGCACTAATACAATATTATTTTTTAGCTTTTAGTAAGTAAAATAAATTAACACAAATTATAGCACCATTTGTAATAACAATGGGCTTTGACAAAGGAGATAACATAATGCCATAAAACACGAATAGTAAACACCCTGCGGAGTTTACTATTCGTAATTTATTTACAGATGACATTAAAAAGGATATTAAAACGGTAGCCATAGCGGCATACCCTACCCAATCTGTAATTGAAATTCCTAAGAATTCCATTTATGTTATATAGATTTGTTTCTCTTACGGTCTGCTTCACTTAACCAAATTTTACGTAAACGTAAGTGGTTTGGTGTTACTTCAACGTACTCATCTTTTTGTATGTATTCTAAAGCTTCTTCTAAAGAGAATTTAATTGCTGGTACAATTTTCGCTTTATCATCTGCTCCAGAAGAACGTACATTACTTTGCTTTTTAGCTTTAGTAATATTAATATTCATATCATCCTGACGAGAGTTTTCACCAATTACTTGGCCTTCATATATATTCTCACCTGGCTCTACGAAAAACTTACCACGATCTTGTAATTTATCAATAGAATAAGGAATTGCTGTTCCGTTTTCCATAGATACTAAAGACCCAGAAATACGTCCAGGAATAGCACCTTTTAATGGTTGGTATTCTTTAAAACGGTGTGCCATAATAGCCTCACCAGCAGTTGCTGTTAATAACTGGTTACGTAAACCAATAATACCACGAGAAGGAATTAAGAATTCGCAAACCATACGATCTCCTTTAGCTTCCATGCTTAACATTTCACCTTTACGTAAAGTTACAAACTCTACAGCTCTACCAGAAACAGTTTCTGGAAGGTCAATAGTTAACTCTTCAATTGGCTCACATTTAACACCATCGATTTCTCTAATGATTACTTGTGGTTGTCCAATTTGAAGCTCGTAACCTTCACGACGCATAGTTTCAATTAAAACCGATAAGTGTAATACACCACGGCCAAAAACCATAAATTTATCTGCACTACCAGTTTCACCTAGTTTAAGTGCTAAGTTTTTCTCTAATTCTTTTT
The window above is part of the Algibacter sp. L3A6 genome. Proteins encoded here:
- a CDS encoding DegT/DnrJ/EryC1/StrS family aminotransferase, with translation MIKFLDLKLINKNFEKEFKARFDAFLNSGQYILGEEVLKFEDQFAAYCGVKRCIGVSSGLDALQLIFEAYKVLGELKEGDEVIVPANTYIATILAISNTRLVPVLVEPDIHTYNIDVSKIELAITKKTKAILGVHLYGQLYNVERLEEVCKINNLLLIEDAAQAHGARYADGRRAGNVSDAAAFSFYPTKNLGALGDAGAVTTNNLELAEAIFKLRNYGRTSTYKNDIKGFNCRLDELQATFLSVKLKHLDSDNLKRNELANLYLNNINNSKITLPYFSGEKDHVFHQFVIRCEEREKFVDYTKNCDIQTSVHYPIPPHKQKAFNGYNTLSLNVTEKMHKTVVSLPLHPALKTKEINKIVKAVNKF
- a CDS encoding GNAT family N-acetyltransferase, with the protein product MNDIHIVRYNVSNYRAWNQFVAKAKNATFLFQRDFMDYHNNRFQDFSLLVYKKNKLIAVLPANALGNEIYSHQGLTYGGLILQKEIKFEKVLAIFEELLKYLSLAGFKSLVLKQMPVIYTTVFTEEIDYLMFILKAELFRKDTLSVIDLKDSQLQISSNRLEGYRRGIKHDLVVKEDDDFELFWNSILIKNLKDKHNAKPVHSLSEIALLKKRFPNNIRQFNVYDDDQIVAGTTVFETEFVAHSQYISGNENKSEHGSLDFLHHHLIKDVFKEKKYFDFGTSNENNGLHVNKGLQFWKEGFGARTVIQNFYKVSVNNHPLLNNVFI
- a CDS encoding O-antigen translocase: MKKLIDYIKKHVLIKLMSLKTVLVFVKILAGILTSKAIALVIGPVGFALIGNLENFVSAFHNISVLGSYNTVVKYVALFKEDTKSLSKTLSTVFYICFITTVTVSILCYLNAETINDFIFPKYNNYAYIIQIFAIALPFYAINMYSFSIMSGFGKYKGMCQINIIGQILSVSIALVLIYQSKIDGALISVVISESLIFLITLVGIFNRRSLAHLVQVKNISFDVFRKMWPISIMALFSAVLMPLVAICIRSYIIEDLGYKEAGLWEAMNRVSRYYLMFVTSIVGMSILPRLSKINNVKKFRKEISSYYKILVPILIVGFLVIYALKSPIISLVFTNEFRLVEDLFLWQLLGDFVRILAVIIAYQFLAKKMFWHYILTELFLVVILYITSVYFIGIFDGVKGAVFAHFVSYLMYFGIVILLLWSSLFGLDSNDISLRKK
- a CDS encoding uroporphyrinogen decarboxylase, which gives rise to MEFLGISITDWVGYAAMATVLISFLMSSVNKLRIVNSAGCLLFVFYGIMLSPLSKPIVITNGAIICVNLFYLLKAKK